Proteins co-encoded in one Kutzneria chonburiensis genomic window:
- a CDS encoding NAD-dependent epimerase/dehydratase family protein, with protein MARVFLAGATGVLGRRLVPLLLSHGHHVTGLARSAASADRIRELGASPVSGDALDADSLRVAVTSARPDVVMHQLTDLAAGDRAANSAMRAIGTRNLVDAALAADVRRFVVQSIAFAYEPGETPAREDTPLDVDADEPRRTTVRGVASLEAEAARVASHVVLRYGTFYGPDTWYAPGGLMAKAPLAADRDVTSFVHIDDAATAALQSLDWGNGAVNVCDDEPAAGIDWVPEFCAAVGVEPPAPSSHRTGFARGADNGYARHSLGWQPAWPSWRDGFKAMTA; from the coding sequence ATGGCACGTGTTTTCCTCGCCGGCGCGACCGGGGTTCTCGGCCGCCGCCTCGTCCCGCTCCTGCTCTCGCACGGACATCACGTCACCGGCCTGGCCCGGTCGGCGGCCAGCGCGGACCGGATCCGCGAGCTCGGCGCCTCGCCCGTCAGCGGCGACGCGCTCGACGCCGACAGCCTGCGCGTAGCGGTGACATCCGCGCGGCCGGACGTCGTCATGCACCAGCTCACCGACCTGGCCGCGGGCGACCGTGCCGCCAACTCGGCGATGCGCGCGATCGGCACCCGCAACCTTGTCGACGCGGCGCTGGCTGCTGACGTGCGGCGTTTTGTCGTGCAGAGCATCGCTTTCGCCTACGAGCCGGGCGAGACGCCGGCTCGGGAGGACACCCCGCTCGACGTCGACGCCGACGAGCCGCGGCGGACGACTGTGCGCGGAGTGGCCTCGTTGGAAGCGGAGGCCGCCCGCGTCGCCTCCCATGTCGTGCTTCGTTACGGCACGTTCTACGGCCCCGACACGTGGTACGCACCCGGCGGTCTCATGGCGAAGGCCCCGCTCGCGGCCGACCGTGACGTCACCAGCTTCGTGCACATCGACGACGCCGCCACCGCCGCTTTGCAGTCGCTGGACTGGGGAAACGGCGCGGTGAACGTCTGCGACGACGAACCCGCCGCCGGCATCGACTGGGTGCCGGAGTTCTGCGCCGCCGTCGGCGTCGAGCCGCCGGCCCCGTCTTCCCACCGCACCGGCTTCGCCCGCGGCGCCGACAACGGCTACGCCCGGCACAGCCTCGGCTGGCAGCCGGCCTGGCCGTCCTGGCGCGACGGGTTCAAGGCAATGACAGCGTAG
- a CDS encoding FAD-dependent oxidoreductase, with protein MAGAAIIGGGPGGMMVAYLLGRAGIKVTLFETHRDFDRDFRGDSLHPYTLELLDGLGLAEKLLELPHHKARKFRLHTTAGPVTTADYTRLPTRFNYVALMPQARFLDFMAEQFRELPGCELQTGSKVTELDTEDGRVTGVQGMKADVVIGADGRNSRLRRLADLPAESLGAKTDLVWFRLPQRDSDPPDADVDLFFGRDHYIGLLTGTQGWQLGYSVPKGGYAQARADGVEPIRRFVDRHVPWLADRTHLLADFGQTTLLSVDISRVSRWWRPGLLLIGDAAHVISPVGGNGILMAIQDAVAAANHLVPALKQGPVPDEVLAAVQAEREPAVKLVQDDQVRIELRAARARELGRPLVPARLLQLITAMPGVRKRAARSNAYGPMAPTLSLP; from the coding sequence ACTTCCGCGGCGACTCGCTGCACCCGTACACGCTGGAGCTGCTGGACGGTCTGGGACTGGCCGAGAAGTTGCTGGAGTTGCCGCATCACAAGGCCCGCAAATTCCGGCTGCACACAACCGCCGGCCCGGTGACCACGGCCGACTACACGCGGCTGCCGACGCGGTTCAACTACGTGGCGCTGATGCCGCAGGCGCGGTTCCTGGACTTCATGGCGGAGCAGTTCCGCGAGCTGCCGGGCTGTGAGCTGCAAACGGGCAGCAAGGTGACCGAGCTCGACACGGAAGACGGCCGCGTGACCGGCGTCCAGGGGATGAAAGCGGACGTGGTGATCGGCGCGGACGGCCGGAACTCGCGGCTGCGGCGGCTGGCGGATCTGCCAGCGGAATCGCTCGGGGCGAAAACGGACCTCGTGTGGTTCCGGCTGCCGCAACGGGACAGCGACCCGCCGGACGCCGACGTCGACCTGTTCTTCGGCCGCGACCACTACATCGGCCTGCTCACCGGAACCCAAGGCTGGCAGCTCGGATACAGCGTGCCGAAGGGCGGCTACGCGCAGGCCCGGGCCGACGGCGTGGAGCCGATCCGGCGGTTCGTCGACCGGCACGTGCCCTGGCTGGCCGACCGCACACACCTGCTGGCCGACTTCGGGCAGACGACGCTGCTGTCGGTGGACATCTCGCGCGTGAGCCGCTGGTGGCGACCGGGGTTGCTGCTGATCGGGGACGCCGCGCACGTGATCTCGCCGGTCGGCGGCAACGGCATCCTGATGGCGATCCAGGACGCCGTCGCCGCGGCCAACCATCTCGTGCCGGCGCTGAAACAAGGACCGGTGCCGGACGAAGTGCTGGCCGCCGTGCAGGCCGAGCGGGAGCCGGCGGTCAAGCTGGTGCAGGACGATCAGGTGCGGATCGAGCTCCGCGCCGCCCGCGCCCGCGAGCTGGGCCGACCGCTCGTGCCGGCCCGCCTGCTCCAGCTGATCACGGCGATGCCCGGCGTCCGGAAGCGAGCCGCACGCTCGAATGCCTACGGCCCCATGGCTCCTACGCTGTCATTGCCTTGA